A stretch of the Carassius carassius chromosome 6, fCarCar2.1, whole genome shotgun sequence genome encodes the following:
- the LOC132141815 gene encoding hairy and enhancer of split-related protein helt-like — protein sequence MMASKMKDRKKTPVSHKVIEKRRRDRINRCLNELGKTVPMAMAKQNSGKLEKAEILEMTVQYLRALHSADFPRGREKGELRTEFANYFHFGYHECMKNLVHYLTTVERMETKDTKYARILTFLQSKVVTEPVFGSLGTISPDPTDLLCQLEYQSPSPPESVFQQSPPGHFSWHNSARSPTLAYPAMSQHSGYLSPVQGLDHHYMNFIGHSHPNAFSLYNAQHAAL from the exons ATGATGGCGTCTAAGATGAAGGATCGCAAG AAAACGCCTGTTTCTCACAAGGTCATTGAGAAAAGAAGAAGAGATCGAATCAACAGATGTCTAAACGAGCTGGGAAAGACGGTTCCTATGGCAATGGCGAAACAG AACTCTGGGAAACTCGAGAAAGCAGAAATCCTGGAGATGACGGTACAGTATCTGCGCGCGCTCCACTCCGCAGACTTCCCGCGCGGGAGAGAAAAGG GAGAACTGCGGACAGAGTTTGCAAATTACTTTCACTTCGGCTATCACGAGTGCATGAAGAACCTCGTTCACTACCTGACCACCGTGGAGCGAATGGAGACCAAAGACACCAAATACGCACGCATCCTCACGTTCCTGCAGTCCAAAGTCGTTACCGAGCCCGTGTTTGGCTCGTTGGGCACCATCTCACCAGATCCTACGGACCTTCTGTGCCAGCTGGAGTACCAGAGTCCAAGTCCACCCGAGTCAGTCTTTCAGCAGAGCCCTCCCGGACACTTTTCCTGGCACAACTCGGCGAGGAGCCCGACACTCGCGTATCCAGCCATGTCTCAGCACAGCGGATACTTATCACCGGTCCAGGGACTCGATCATCATTACATGAACTTCATCGGGCACTCACACCCCAATGCATTCAGCTTATACAATGCACAACACGCTGCACTGTAA